A genomic segment from Perognathus longimembris pacificus isolate PPM17 chromosome 15, ASM2315922v1, whole genome shotgun sequence encodes:
- the LOC125363773 gene encoding urea transporter 1: MEDSTMVKLDQSTSQVSSGRGRRCVPRALGYVTGDMREFASWLKGKPVVLQFIDWVLRGISQVVFVSNPLSGILIVVGLLIQNPWWALNGCVATVVSTLTALLLSQDRSAIAAGLQGYNATLVGILMAVFSAKGDYFWWLLFPVSIMSMTCPIFSSALCSVFSKWDLPVFTLPFNMVLSMYLSATGQYSPFFPSLSFTPVNSVPNITWSELSALELLKSLPVGVGQIYGCDNPWTGAIFLCAILLSSPLMCLHAAIGSLLGVVAGLSLASPFKNIYLGLWGFNSSLACIAIGGMFVALTWQAHLLALACALFTAYLGSSMTHLMAVAGLPACTWSFCLATLLFLLLTTKNPNIYRMPLSKVTYPEENRIFYLQAKKRMAESPL; the protein is encoded by the exons ATGGAGGACTCGACCATGGTTAAACTAGACCAGAGTACAAGCCAGGTTTCATCAGGCCGGGGGAGAAGGTGCGTCCCCAGAGCACTCGGTTATGTCACCGGCGACATGAGAGAATTTGCCAGCTGGCTGAAAG GCAAACCCGTGGTGCTCCAGTTCATAGACTGGGTTCTTCGAGGCATCTCCCAAGTGGTGTTTGTCAGCAACCCCCTCAGTGGGATCCTGATTGTGGTGGGACTCCTGATACAGAACCCATGGTGGGCTCTCAATGGCTGTGTGGCGACCGTGGTCTCTACTCTGACTGCCCTCCTGCTCAGCCAAGACAG GTCAGCCATAGCAGCTGGGCTGCAAGGCTACAATGCCACATTGGTGGGAATTCTCATGGCTGTCTTCTCAGCCAAGGGTGACTATTTCTGGTGGCTGCTATTCCCCGTGTCGATCATGTCTATGACTTG CCCAATTTTCTCAAGTGCATTGTGCTCTGTGTTCAGCAAGTGGGATCTCCCTGTCTTCACGCTTCCTTTCAACATGGTACTATCGATGTACCTTTCTGCCACAGGACAGTACAGTCCATTCTTCCCAAGCCTATCATTCACACCTGTAAACTCGGTCCCCAATATCACCTGGTCTGAGCTCAGTGCCCTGGAG CTTTTGAAGTCACTTCCTGTGGGGGTTGGTCAGATATATGGCTGTGATAACCCATGGACAGGGGCCATTTTCTTATGTGCCATCCTGCTGTCATCCCCACTCATGTGCCTGCATGCTGCCATTGGATCATTGCTGGGGGTAGTGGCAG GACTCAGCCTTGCATCTCCATTTAAGAACATCTACTTGGGACTCTGGGGTTTTAACAGCTCTCTGGCTTGCATTGCAATTGGAGGGATGTTCGTAGCGCTGACCTGGCAAGCCCACCTCCTGGCTCTGGCCTGTG ccctGTTCACTGCCTACCTTGGATCCAGCATGACGCACCTAATGGCTGTG gctgggttGCCAGCTTGTACCTGGTCCTTCTGTTTGGCTACACTGTTATTCCTCTTGCTGACCACGAAAAACCCCAACATCTACAGGATGCCACTCAGCAAAGTCACTTATCCTGAAGAGAATCGAATCTTCTACCTTCAAGCCAAGAAAAGGATGGCTGAAAGCCCTCTGTAA